TGGTTTGGATGTTGGTAGTAGCCCTAGTTGGTAGCATTGCCTCTGTGTAGTGCTCTTTATTAAGGCCTACGGTGATTTCTTGAGATCTTAAGATCGTTGTTAATATCCTTTGTAATTGGGTACCTTAAGATCGTTGTTAATCATTGCTCTGTACTAAACTGAAGAAAAAAATATTTTTTAGAACAAATGCCACCGAGCGGGCCACTAAACCCAAAATTTTACCTTAAACTAAGCTTAACCCAACCAGAAGCTTAACCAAGTAAATACCCACCCAAACCCAAGTAACATCGAAGAGCTAAATGAATCACATTAAAATGTAGTGGTTGTAAAATGTTATCAACTCAGAACTAGGAATAATCAAATAACGTATAAGAGAAAAAACAGCTAAACATGGCAATTTGCATATCACATGCCTTACTGCAATTAATCTTATTTTTGCATAAAAAAGTCAATGAAATCACAGCCATTCAATTGTAAAACCCAAAATGGGAAATGTCTGCCTTGAACCGGTTATATAGCCGGGTTGGTCTAGTAATTGGTTCGACCATGAACCGGCCACATAGCCGGATTATATTTCAAAATTATTAAATCAATAAAAACCACTAAACTATCGAAAATCTATAAACCATCCATATAAACAAGAAACTAATTTATATTTATAATATTTTATGTTCAAAATTGATGTATATTTTAACTGTGCATCATGTTTACTAATATTACTTTTATATTTACATACTAAAAAAATATTAAACCATATTATTGAACCAGGTTTGATTCGGTCGAACCATATTGAACCGTGACCCAAAATATTTCCGGTTAAGCTTCCGGTCCGGTTTTAAAAACACTGTTTTCAAGCTACGAAACGTGAGGTTTTGTATTTTTCGGAGCAATGGACTTGAGAAGGGTGTAGACCTATAGTGTAGTGCGCAAGTTGAAACAACAGAATATTTTCCTACACCAAAAAAATATATAATTGCATAGAATTATCTCTTTTTTTTTTCATATATAAATTGGTCAAGAATTAGATAGGCGATTTGTCAGATCCAAAAGTTTGACGGCGCCTGAGGACAAATACCGACGTAACCTTACCTCCTACGCAAGGAAGACTACTCTACACTTCTTGCTGGGCTTTGTGAGGTTATAGCCGCCTTTAAACGAACTGATTTCTAGCATTCTGCTACGACCTTTGCCTTTATAACTCTAAAATCAGATCTGTTATTTCCAAGTAACCCTAAAAGCTTCCCTGGGATTTCTCTAGCTTCTGCTACGAAGTGAGTTTTTTGATCGCCTAAAGTTAGAACGATGAGCTTACAGTCAAACCTAATCCGACAAGGAGGAAACTCTTCCTCGGCACGGCGCCCTCTGGATCTGACAGAGGAGGATGAGATCATCTGTATTCCAGCATGTGACCTAACTGCTGCGTCTGAACGTTTCAAAAATACCCTAATCGGAAGAGTCATCCATAGGAAAGGAAGAAGCGTCGAAGCAATGCTTGCCCTTCTCCCGAGAGCACGCATCTGGAATGTGGAGGGGAGAGCTAGTGGTACGAACCTGGGTAACGACCGATTTCAGTTCGACTTTGATTAGGAAGAAGATCTCCTCATGGTCTTGAACAAGAGACCATGTCACTTCAACCACTGGATCTTCGCTCTGGAACATTGGGAACCATCCACAAGTGAAGATTTCCCCAATATTACCCCCTTCTGGATTAACATCACTAGAGTTCATGTCCACTTTTGGAATGATGGTACTTTCAATGAAATTGCTAAAGCTTTGGGGAAGAAGGAGAACATTGGTGCAAAGAATGCTCGTATTCAAGTTTTTATCGATGCTGATAGACCTCTTAAGCAGGAGGCAAGATGAGGTTTTCCAAATGGAGATGTTGGAAAGGTCTCAACTGCCACTGCTTCGGGTGCAAGCGTATTTCTCATGATATCTACTCCTGCACGGAAGTGTCTCCGGAAGAGCGTGAGAAAAAAATCAAAGAACTACGAGAGTTAAATTCATCAGGAACAACTGGACCACATGCTGACGCCAAACTAGCTCTGACCGGACCGATGGGAAACAATGGAAGCAACAGAGGAAATGTGCTGAATAATAAGAGACCTCGGTCCCCCAATGGTGACGGCTACCAAAGATCACCAAATCGGGGGTGGGGGGGGGGGATATCCTGGACAATCCAGAGATGGAAAGAGACATAAAGAATCAGAAAACTACTGGAACTCAAAAACCACGTCGAGTCGAGACGGTCCTCTGAAGACGTCGGAGAGATGGAGGGAGACAAAAGAGATACGATACCCTCGTCACCAAGAAAAAACAACAGTGTGGAATCGACTTGATGATCGTCCAACGGGACAGGATAAGAGAAAAACAACGGTGCATAATCCTCGTCCGAGGCAAAACTCGATGGATCGACAAAGAGGACGTGATTTACACCAATCAAGGGAGCGTCACAACTCTCACCAGTCCCAAGCTTCCTAACAAGCTTGGAGACCTAGAGCTCAGATAAACGGCAAAAGTAATAGTCCCTCAAGAACTGTTACAAACTCGAGGCTTCAGAGAGCCTCCACCCCTGAAAAATCGGAGTCGCAACAAACTATATCAAGAGGGCTACATGAATGTAGCGGTATGACTGGACAAGGTAATGAAGTTCTTGTGATCCACAGGAACGAAACTGCTAAGAAAAAATTGAGACGCCTCAAAGGAAAAGCAATAATGCAGGAAGAACCAGCGGCTCAAACCCCTAGCTCGGCTCTCCAACGGACGCCACATGCGGTCTTAAACAGGGACAGAGGTACAGTTGTAATCAGAGAGGTAAGGACTCGGTCGCCCCCTCCAGCTCCCAGGTCTGTAACTTCTCCGCCTAGACTTAAGGATGAACCCATGGAACCTTGCTTAGAATTAGCTAATCTGATGGAATCTAGCCATATAGACGATATAGTCTTAACTAGAGAGGAGGAAGCAGAGGTAGATAAGCTCGTGGATGAGTTTGGAGACGTAGTTATGGACGAAACTATGCTTCAAAATGATGACCTTCTAGTAGATGAGTCGGGCTACGATGCTGAGATCATAGAGGCTATATCTCAACTCTCTCCAGAAAATGCTGAGAATAAATCAAATGGAACAACAACAATGGATGAAGCCACAATGCAACCTATCATCACGGACCAGGTGCAGAAAAAGAAGACTGACTTACCTAGAATCAAGAAAGCAGGCTTCAAGCAAGACATGACGAGTGGTGCAGAGGACAGAAAGAAAAGCCAAAGCTCGGATTTGAAGGGAGCACAAGCCACCAAGAAGCTGTACGCCTTAAGAGGCCGTCCATCCCCGAGAAAGAGAGGCTCGGGTAATACAAAAAAATCTAACTCTCTTGCTGTCCCTCGTAGTGAGGTGTTGACATCTGCTAAAAGTAAGATGTTGTCTTTTGTTTCAGGTTTGGTGGGGTCCCAGAAACCACCCAGTAAGATGATATGAATACAATTTCATGGAATTGTCAAGGGGCCGGAGCCTATTTGACCAAGCAACATCTCCGGGAGTTACATCGTTTTTTCGCACCTTCTTTTCTTTTCCTTTCTGAAACAAAAAACACTCGTTCTTTTTTGCAAGAATTTCAAGTTTCTTTCGGTTATAATAAATTGTTCACCATGGAACCAAAAGGTAGAAGCGGTGGACTGACACTTTTTTATATCGATTCTTATGGTGTGTCGATTCTCTATTTCAATAAACGCATGATTGATATTGCAGCTACCATAGAGTAACACAAAGTTTTCATAACTTTTGTTTATGGCGATCCGGTCGTTGAGTGCCGAGATTATGTATGGGAAAGATTGACCCGTATGAGTTCCACCAGGACCGGTGCGTGGCTGATGAGTGGAGATTTCAATGAGATCACCGGTAAACATGAGAAAAAGGGGGGAATTAAACGACCAGAGACTTCTTTCCTTGCTTTCAAAGCCATGCTTGCTGACTGTGGTATGATTGATTTCCCGTATAAGGGCAACCCGATGTCATGGTTAGGGTACCGTTAGTGCGGTAAAGTCCAATGCCGTTTAGACCGCACTATCGGTAATGTAGAGTGGCACCATCTTTTTTCCCACACCAATGTGGAGTATCTGAAACTATGCGGCTCTGACCATCGTCCCATCCTAACGCGGGTCCAATCACAAACAGTACGACTCCATAGAAGCTTTAAATTTGATATAAGGATGGATTAAAGGAAGCAATCAAAGAAGGCTGGGGACCTGAAGAGGCTGAAGGACATCGAGCCCTCCATATCAAGTTATGTGATGTGCGACGTGCAATATCAAGATGGAGAAAAGCCAACCCCTCCAACACGCAAAAGAAGATCGAGATAATAAAGGAACAATTGGAGAGGGCCCAAACCGATGACACGGCCACAAGCGAAGAACTTCTAAATCTGAAATGGAACTTATGCACAACCTTCCGGGAAGAGGAGCTTTATTGGAGACAGAAGAGTCGATCGTTATGGTTAAAAGATGGCGACAAGAATACAAAGTTCTTTCATGCTATTACCAAACAAAGACGGGCCCGTAATCGCATCACAAAACTGAAAAAGCCGGACGGATGATGGGCAGAAAGTGAAGAAAGTATTGAGAAGGTTGCTATTGAGTATTTCCAAAATCTCTTTACCTCATCGGTGGTGGGAGACTTTGAGGAAGCTCTCCGGTATATTACTGTGAAAGTAACACTAGCTATGAACGAGTCTTTAACACGAACCCCAACTGATGAAGAAATAAAGAAGGCCATCGATCATATTAATCCCGATAAGGCACCAGGCCCGGATGGCATGACTAGCTTGTTCTACCAACGGTTTTGGGAGGTCACGAAAAAAAAAATAATAGGTACGGTCAGGAACTTCTTCGACGCTAGTGCTTTTGACCCTCGACTTAATCAGACAAACATTTGCTTAATCCCTAAGACAGAGAGGCCGAGTGATATGGCGGAGTTCCGACCAATCAGTCTATGCAATGTTAGCTACAAGATTATCTCAAAAATCTTATGTTCCCGTCTGAAAAAACTTCTCCCGAAACTTATTTCAGAGACTCAATCCGCCTTTGTAGCGGAACGACTTATATCAGACAGTATTTTGCTGGCGCAAGAAGCCTTCCATGCCCTGCGTACTAACCCGATGTGTAAAGTGAAGTCTGTGGCGATTAAGACGGATATGAGCAAAGCCTACGATCGTGTCGAATGGAATTTCCTCGAAGCACTTTTATTGAAAATGGGCTTTGCAGAGATATAGGTTTCTTGGATTCGATGGTGTGTCTCCTCGGTTTCATATCAAATCCTGCTAAATGGAGAACCAAAGGGCAATGTTCAACCATCGCGTGGACTACGCCAGGGAGACCCTCTCTCACCTTTTCTTTTTATTCTCTTGACAGAGGCTCTCATATCACAGCTGCGAGGGGCTGAAGAGGAGGGTCGGATAACAGGTTTAAAAATTGCTAGGGTGAGTCCGGCGGTATCACATCTTCTTTTTGCAGACGACTCTCTTTTTTTCTGTAAATCCGATGTCCAACAATGTGCTGAGTTGATAAGGATCATACACTTGTATGGGAGAGCTTCTAGGCAGCAATTAAACCTTGGAAAATCATCAATCTTGTGCGGTAGTAAAGTGGATCAGGACACAAAAAGAGCTCTTAAACGGGCTCTAGGCATCCAAAGAGAAGGTGGTATGGGGATGTATCTAGGGTTGCCTGAGAAAATATGTGGATCAAAACGTCAAGTTTTTGCCTTCATTAGAGACCGTCTGAATGATCGGATTAACTCCTGGTCGGCAAGATACTATCTAAAGGAGGTAAAGAAGTTCTTCTAAAATCAGTAGCCCAAGCCCTGCCTACGTACGTAATGACATGCTTCCTCCTACCAAAAGAGATCTTAAACAGACTCTAGGCATCCAAAGAGAAGGTGGTATGGGGATGTATCTAGGGTTGCCTGAGAAAATATGTGGATCAAAACGTCAAGTTTTTGCCTTCATTAGAGACCGTCTGAATGATCGGATTAACTCCTGGTCGGCAAGATACTATCTAAAGGAGGTAAAGAAGTTCTTCTAAAATCAGTAGCCCAAGCCCTGCCTACGTACGTAATGACATGCTTCCCCTACCAAAAGAGATCATAGCTAAGCTCTAGGGTGCAATAGCAAAATTTTGGTGGAGTACAAAGGCTAATAACAAAGGACTTCATTGGATTGCTTGGGAGAAAATTTGCTTGCCCTTTGATAAAGGAGGCTTAGGATTCAGAGATCTCCATGACTTTAACCTAGCCTTATTAGCTAAGCAACTATGGAGGCTCCTGCACCATCCTAATTCCTTACTTTCTCGTGTACTGAAAGGAAGATATTACCGGCATTCTAGTCCTATGGAGGTTAAATCGTCAAACTCTCCATCATATGGATGGAGAAGCATCCTAGCAGCACAAAACCTACTACGTGAAGGATTGCGTAAGACGATAGGCATGGGACGTAACACATGTGTCTGGTTAGACCCGTGGATCCCGACATCCCCGGCAAGACCAGCTCTGGACGCGGGCGTCTACCGCGAGCACGACCTGATGGTCAGCCATCTCATTGACGAGACCTCGAAACAGTGGAGAACTGATATCCTTGAGGCGCTGATAGATCCATGAGACATCCCGTTAATACGGAGTATACGACCGAGCTATTTTGCTAAAGAAGATGGGTACTGTTGGATCCATACGAAGTCAGGCCAATATACCGTCAAGTCTGGTTATGAACTGGCCTCACAGATTAAGGAGGACAAAGCGGTGCAAAAAGCTTCGGAACCGACGACGAATCTCCTAAAAGCAATGATATGGAAGCTAAAGACATCTCGCAAGATCAAACATTTCTTATGGCAAGCTCTTTCTGAGTGTATCGCGACCTGCAGCCGGCTTGTGGATAGACATTGTGGGACAGATCGCAGTTGCCCAAGATGCGGATGTGAAGAAGAAACGACTAACCATTGTTTGTTCCTATGCCCACCCGCCCTTCAAACCTGGGCCCTTTCGGATATTCCATCATCTCCGGGCTCTTTTCCGAGTGGTTTCCTAGTTGAAAACTTTGATTACCTACTTCTTCGAGCAAAAAAAGATGGGAGCCCCTGATACAGTGATGGCACGATTTCCATGGATAATGTGGTTTATCTGGAAAGCACGGAACGAGAAAGTCTTCAATGGCAAAGATATATTACCGCCGGATACAGCAGGCCATGCGACGCGAGAAGAATAAGAATGGCGTGTGGCACAAGTAGTCGTATCTCAGATAGTGCCAACGACAGCACCAAACGGAGATGCTTTGAATGAATCACCATTACCTTGATGCCAAGTGGATGCATCTTGGGTGACAAATTCAAACGTCTTTGGAGGAGGTTCTGTTCTTGAGTTTGGACCAGGGTCTCATACCTATGGCTTCATTGGGATTAATCAGGTCTCTTCCCCACTACACGCAAAGTTTAATTCCTTGCTATGTGCAATGAAACATTCTCTGCAGTTGGGTTTTACTTCGATGTCCTTTGAATCGGACTGTCTACAGCTAGTGAAGCTGATAAATGATGAAGAAGATTGGCAAAGTTTGGCTTCAGAATGGAATGAATTTACCTTTTTGGTTTCTGAGTTTACTGAATTTTTCATTTCCTTTATTGCATGTATTCGTAATGTAAGAGCCGACCTCCTTGCTAAAAGAGCTTGCCTACAAAACTCTATCTTTTCCCATGTAAACGATTTGGTTCCGACATGGTTGGCTTCACAAGCTAACTTTTTTGTCTTGAATTAATAAAACATGGTGGTTGCCGAAAAAAAAAATATAAATTGGTCAAGAGTGATTTTGAGAAAACAAGCAAATAAATAAAAATAATATCCAAAGGCCAAAACAACTCAAAGTACTCTTGAATGCGTATGTAAAGTACGGACTATGGAACTTTGAACAAACCACAAACAGCTAAGTAGATTTTCTCTTTTGATTGTTGACTTCTACATGTTTTTTCGCGTTTTATAGATCCACAGATGTTAATGTGGATGTTAAATTAACGTTGCTTCAAAACACTCCTTATCTCAACTTGTATCACGATCAATTTTATATGTTACAGGGTATCTGAAACCTTAGAAAAACAAATACATTACAAGATCACAAATTAAGAAGTAAAAGGCTACAAATATACTAAGACTAATATTAATCTAACATGTCTCTTGACGGGGGAGAAAAAAACTAAATTACTGTAGTTTTGACGTCCGTTTTGCAAATCAAGTTTTGGCAAGTATAGTAAACGATTATTAACATTATTTGTTTCAAGTTAACGTGAAGCTGGAATAGCTCAGTTGGTTAGAGCGTGTGGCTGTTAACCACAAGGTCGGAGGTTCGACCCCTCCTTCTAGCGTTTTTGTTTTTACCCTTCTGGTGTATCTATTTTAAATTTGTTTACCATACCTAAAGGTCTCATTTTAATGTCATTTAAGGACTATGAGTTGATTACTACTCCATTAGTTAGTTTAAGTTAAACTTTATACTAGTATAGGAATGTGAGATGTTCAACCCCTCTTGGCGTATCTTTTAATGTCCTTCAAGTATTGATTATTACTGTATTTGTTAATTTAAGTTAAACTTTATAGTATAGGAATGTGGGGATGCTCTTGCTTGTTGTACATATAAAAGGTAAATTACAGCTAGAATGCCCTTCTGGTGTATCTATTTTAAATTTTTTTACCATACCAAAGGTCTCATTTTAATGTCATTTAAGGACTATGAGTTGATTACTACTCCATTAGTTAGTTTAAGTTAGTTGTTTTGATAGGTTTTAAGCTTTTTATCAAATATATACATTATCAAATATGAAGCCAGAATTTCTTTGATATCAAGATATTTCAGAAGAAAGAAAATATATATCGCATGAAGATGATGATGAATTAGTTTCAAAACCATTACATTCATTTATAAAATTGTTTGTTTGATTTTGAAATCAAAGGATTTGTCAATGATTTGTAAATCCAAATTTTTTTTCTAAATCCACTAAAATACTAAAACCAATAACCCCTACTTAAACTTTATACTAGTATAGGAATGTGAGATGTTCAACCCCTCTTAGCGTATCTTATAATGTCCTTCAAGTATTGATTATTACTATATTTGTTAATTTAAGTTAAACTTTATAGTATAGGAATGTGGGGGTGCTCTTGCTTGTTGTACATATAAAAGGTAAATTACAGCTAGAATGCCTTTAATATATGAATAAGAGCAACAAAACATGAAACAACCCACAAGACTATCAAGTTGTTTCAGCCAAGAATGTTGGAGACCGGTCCAGTAAACCAATGGCGTGCACTTAGAAGCCAATACGAGAGGATTATGGCCAACACACCAGCGACTGCCACCGGAGTGTAGTTGAGTGTCTCGGCCGTTATGGGATACGCCACGGGAAGTGAGAAGAGAACGGAGATGGTTGCAACCCATATGACTGCCACCCACCCAACCACCATTCCGTAGCCCCCAAGGCTGAATGGTCCAGCAACAAAGGTGTGGCGTGACAATGTCACTCTAAGAAGGATCGGTATTGCGTATGCTATGTACAGTCCAATAGTTGCTATTGACACCATTGCTTGGAACGCCACTATGCTCCCCAGTGACTGCCAGTTTTTCATCACATCAGACAGAAAATCTTAACTCATAAAGAGACAGAGATAAGGACTTACAGTGAGGGCCATACAGAATGATATGGAAGCGGAGAGCCAGACCGCGTTAATAGGAACCTCTTTGCTGTTCACTTTGTGCCATAAGGGAGACAATGGCATTGCCCCATCTCTAGAAAACGCATAAGCCATCCTGATGTAGCCCAAACACATGCATGCATATGGTCAAAATCCAAAATGCAAACGATTAGAACGAATTTAAAATGGTATGGGTCTCCTAGAGGGAGAACCTCCTATTCATTCAAGAAAAAAATGCAAACAATGCTTTCAAGTCTCAAACCAAGCACAAGTACATACCTAGAGTTGCTGGTGACAGAGCTCATGCCACAGAAAAACACAGCAACCGCAACAATGCCCAAGCACACAATCCCTCCAGTACCACTTCCAAACCTGCTCTTGAAAGCTAAGTAGAAGATCTCAGCAATGGCGTACCCACCAGAGTTATTAGTTTCACTCAGAAGGTAAGGTATGTCTATGACCGTATAGCTTATGCCCAATATATAACCCCATCCAAACAGAATTGATATCCCAATTGCACTGATTATTCCTCTTGGCCCATTCTTGTCTGCATCAATTGTCTCCTCGGTCTACAACAATTGCATCTTATTAAATCATCAAGAAAAGCTTAACACAATCATTAAAAAAACAGAACCCATTTGTTTCAAAACTCACCATATGGGCAGATGCATCATATCCTGTGATGGTGTACTGGCTCATGAGGAGCCCCAAGACGAATATGTAAACGTAACTGGTAATGCCGACTTCATTGTCAGTGTTGAAATGGGTGAAGACAAACTTAGTTGTTGCTCTTTCCGTAGAGACCAAAGGAATCAGAATCATGAGCACCAAGACACCTGAATAACAAAACAGATCATTTACTTGCTTGCTCGTGTTGAGACAATGAGACATAAACACAAACATACCGAGTAGGTTCCAGAGAGCAGCAATCTGTCCAACGAAAGACAAGACAGAGATAGGGAGGCTGTTCAGAAGTGCATGTATGAACAAGATTCCCCCATGGATGGCAATCACAACATAGTCAGATCCTTCATATCCTCCGCCGTTTTTGCCGCCGGTGGAGAGAAGCACGATCACTTGAATCAGCTGTGCTAGAGAGAAATCAACGCTCGCCGTCACTGCCCACTGCAAACACACAACACAACCTATAACTTTTAGACAGTCACAACAGTGATCTATAAAGTGAAGTCTTGTCAGAACTATTAGACACACCTGACCAACGATGTTGAACCTGAAAGATTGTGAAAAAAACAACACACGACATTAGAGAGACTCTTGCTTCCAATAGATTCAGAGAAGAAGCGAAGATTCATGCAGAGTGTGTACCAGCCGGTCAACCAAGAGGCAAGAGGAGCCCATCGTGGGCCAGCGAGCATAGCACTCCAGTAGTAGAGACCACCAGAGGTTGGGTAAGAGGAGCAGATCTCAGCCATTGACAGCCCCACACACATAGTAAAAGCTCCAGCCACGAACCATCCGTAGACAAGAGTGACTGTGCCGCCGAATCTCAAGCCAGTGCTGTACATGGTGGTGATCCCGGTGAGCACAGAGACGATGGAGAAGGAGATGGCGAAGTTGGAGAAGACCCTGAAAATCAAATGTTTTAAGCTTTAGAGATAAAACTGAAATTCAGAAAGAGACAAAACAAAAGAGAGGAGACAGACGAGAGGTCACGCTTGAGTTCTTGCTTGTAGCCGAGCTCCTTGAGACGGGATTGGCCAGAATCTACAGATTGATCGCCGGAGTTTCCGACCATAGTTGCTCTGTCCGAAGGTTGTTGGGATGCGTTTCTGTTAGTTACGTAACCATCCAAAAGTCTAACCTTTTCGCTAGCTTGTTCCATTTTGTTAGTTAAAAGCTTAAAACTGCCTTTGCTTACATATACACAAATCAAATCCGTTTATTAATTATTCTGTACTTGTCCTTGGTAACGACATCTTACCCATGTTACTTCACATTTTTTTTTGTAGTTTAAACAGCTGTAAAAATTATAATAGCGAGATATTCTAAAGATATGGTGTGTGATCTTGTGTCCACTCCACAAGTGCCAAAAGAGTAGATTCACTTAGAAATGCAATAATACATATGTGAATACTCATATGCAACTATAACATTCACACTCTCTCACGATAACCAAATAATGAATCTAGGTTTAGTTGACAAGTGACAACTAGATCAACAGGGCCGAATCTCCTAAGAGTGTTGTGAGAGTTATGTTTCTACCCAGTTCATAGGATCATAACTATGATCTGTGCTTATGATAAAGCTAAGAATTGTGTTTAGTGATTATATAACTTTGAAATAGTGGAATATTACAATATTTCTAAACATAGTTAATAATGCATTAGGGCATCTACATTAGTCTACAAATTCTTTACGTTTCTCACTACAAATCTTTTTATTTGAAAATATAACTTTAGAAATTTGACAAGTATCAACCAAAGTTTTTCAAACACATGAGAGTCACTCATTTTTTAATTTATTTGTAAGAAGCTCTTCGAAAGACTTATGGATGAGAATGATCTTACCTAAACTAAATAGAGTTAGGAAAATGAAAGTGGAGTTATATTCTTTAACTACACTCATCAATACCGGACATGTTCAAGTCTAGATTACATAGTTGTTAATTATTTGACTAAACAAGAACGTGGACCTATATTCTCCTGCATCCTGCTTTCTCAGCGGCTCTTATCAAAAACACAGTCACATCAAGGCACCCTTGTATTATAACTATCAAAAAGATTCATATACAATAAATAAAGAAAGATTTACACGAGAGGTCACATTATGCGTTTATTATTACACTCTAAGAGCATCATTATCACAGCAACCATGAAAGGTTGCTTTAAATTTTTTTTTTCTGGTCTGAATAAGAAAAAAAAAATAT
This genomic interval from Brassica oleracea var. oleracea cultivar TO1000 chromosome C2, BOL, whole genome shotgun sequence contains the following:
- the LOC106322957 gene encoding amino-acid permease BAT1-like (The sequence of the model RefSeq protein was modified relative to this genomic sequence to represent the inferred CDS: added 20 bases not found in genome assembly), which produces MEQANQSEKVRLLDGYVTNRNASQQPSDRATMVGNSGDQSVDSGQSRLKELGYKQELKRDLSVFSNFAISFSIVSVLTGITTMYSTGLRFGGTVTLVYGWFVAGAFTMCVGLSMAEICSSYPTSGGLYYWSAMLAGPRWAPLASWLTGWFNIVGQWAVTASVDFSLAQLIQVIVLLSTGGKNGGGYEGSDYVVIAIHGGILFIHALLNSLPISVLSFVGQIAALWNLLGVLVLMILIPLVSTERATTKFVFTHFNTDNEVGITSYVYIFVLGLLMSQYTITGYDASAHMTEETIDADKNGPRGIISAIGISILFGWGYILGISYTVIDIPYLLSETNNSGGYAIAEIFYLAFKSRFGSGTGGIVCLGIVAVAVFFCGMSSVTSNSRMAYAFSRDGAMPLSPLWHKVNSKEVPINAVWLSASISFCMALTSLGSIVAFQAMVSIATIGLYIAYAIPILLRVTLSRHTFVAGPFSLGGYGMVVGWVAVIWVATISVLFSLPVAYPITAETLNYTPVAVAGVLAIILSYWLLSARHWFTGPVSNILG